A genomic segment from Lignipirellula cremea encodes:
- a CDS encoding AAA family ATPase, whose product MFGSIVAQILAIMATTTGGVLVALAYHHHRQQALRFWEREKRLPEATKYGHLSSLVEQEENALGELRDQLYDAKQVIEEAERRQQWMKETQDEIAGLQADREEVERIHRELETRQLELASANEQKAAREQDIASLQQELKSLEQQVEQLKGLVEEIDQLRESIQIKRQELEQSNQQLITLQSDVRTLLNETNRLKSERADLEEQIEKLQESCEQHQSKLQDLLQERNRVEREVHGLEKRLSGLESQIPDLKELVSNLSAQLPAGAKRDGQLNVDLWQPVFRSLKKTSQGHSSEVEALQRLHENLTRNGLYFHRRTINAFHTSLKTTLSSPLVVLAGVSGTGKSELPRRYAEAMGIHFLNLAVQPRWDSPQDLFGFYDYLEQRFRPTELTRSLIQMDRFSGEENRGWDADPETLRKINRSGEMALVLLDEMNLARVEYYFSEFLSRLETRRGINPRDSEERRKAEIVLDMGGRDGAPPFRIFVDSNVLFVGTMNEDETTQALSDKVIDRANVLRFGSPADVSGCSSQASNGRPPHALGRLKFATWNKQWVKSPDSLDRESADKLNHCIKELRTAMDEVQRPFAYRVSKAMLEYAANYPDPSNHFGEIISDQIEQKILPRLRGIDPTDGAGVRAFARIEEILRRDCQDELLIEHLNRCKRDNYFQWIGLDRARDDLTDA is encoded by the coding sequence ATGTTCGGTAGTATTGTTGCTCAAATCCTTGCCATTATGGCCACGACGACAGGCGGCGTTTTGGTTGCGCTCGCGTACCATCACCATCGGCAGCAGGCGTTACGCTTCTGGGAACGAGAGAAACGCTTGCCCGAAGCGACCAAGTACGGGCACCTAAGCTCGCTGGTGGAGCAGGAGGAAAACGCTTTGGGGGAGCTTCGCGATCAGCTCTACGACGCCAAGCAAGTGATAGAAGAAGCGGAACGCCGCCAACAATGGATGAAGGAAACTCAGGACGAGATCGCCGGCCTTCAGGCAGACCGCGAGGAAGTCGAGCGAATCCACCGCGAGTTAGAGACCCGGCAGCTGGAGTTGGCAAGTGCTAACGAACAGAAAGCAGCTCGCGAGCAGGATATCGCTTCGCTTCAACAGGAGTTGAAGAGTCTCGAACAACAGGTAGAACAACTTAAGGGTCTCGTGGAAGAAATCGATCAACTGCGAGAGTCGATTCAGATCAAACGCCAGGAGCTTGAACAATCAAACCAGCAGCTCATCACCCTTCAGTCGGATGTAAGAACGCTCCTGAACGAAACAAACCGCCTCAAGAGCGAGCGAGCGGATCTCGAAGAACAGATTGAAAAACTCCAAGAATCTTGTGAGCAGCATCAGAGCAAGCTGCAGGATCTGTTGCAGGAGCGAAATCGGGTCGAAAGGGAAGTTCATGGATTGGAGAAACGACTCTCTGGCCTGGAGTCTCAAATTCCAGACCTTAAAGAATTGGTTTCCAATCTATCCGCACAGCTCCCGGCCGGCGCGAAACGCGACGGACAACTCAATGTCGATCTTTGGCAACCCGTGTTCCGTTCCCTGAAAAAAACCTCTCAAGGACATAGCTCCGAGGTTGAAGCGCTGCAACGACTGCACGAGAACTTAACTCGTAACGGCCTGTACTTTCACCGACGCACTATCAACGCTTTTCATACTTCGCTAAAGACAACCTTGAGTTCGCCGCTGGTGGTGCTGGCCGGCGTTAGCGGAACTGGAAAGAGCGAGTTGCCTCGACGCTACGCTGAAGCTATGGGAATCCATTTTCTAAATCTGGCGGTGCAGCCACGATGGGACAGCCCCCAGGATCTGTTCGGATTCTACGACTATCTGGAGCAGCGTTTTCGGCCTACGGAACTAACGCGATCGCTCATCCAAATGGATCGCTTCTCCGGCGAAGAAAACCGTGGATGGGACGCTGATCCCGAAACACTTCGCAAGATCAATCGCAGCGGCGAGATGGCCCTGGTTCTGCTCGACGAAATGAATCTAGCGCGGGTTGAGTACTACTTTAGCGAGTTCCTGAGCAGGTTGGAAACTCGCCGGGGTATCAATCCTCGCGATAGCGAAGAGCGTCGCAAGGCGGAGATCGTGCTCGATATGGGCGGACGTGACGGAGCGCCCCCCTTCCGAATCTTCGTCGACTCCAACGTGTTATTCGTGGGGACAATGAACGAAGATGAGACGACCCAGGCATTATCGGACAAGGTGATCGACCGGGCTAATGTACTTCGTTTTGGCAGTCCTGCTGACGTGTCTGGTTGCTCTTCACAGGCATCTAATGGGCGTCCGCCTCATGCGCTGGGGAGGCTGAAATTCGCTACCTGGAACAAACAATGGGTAAAGTCCCCCGATTCTCTCGATCGTGAATCGGCGGACAAGCTGAACCACTGCATCAAAGAACTTCGAACCGCCATGGACGAAGTGCAGCGGCCCTTCGCGTATCGCGTCTCGAAAGCGATGCTTGAATACGCTGCAAATTACCCCGATCCATCGAACCACTTCGGCGAAATTATTTCCGATCAAATTGAGCAGAAAATCCTGCCGCGACTCCGTGGCATCGATCCAACAGATGGAGCTGGAGTACGCGCATTTGCCAGGATAGAAGAAATCCTTCGGCGTGATTGCCAGGACGAATTGCTCATTGAACATTTGAATCGCTGCAAACGCGATAACTATTTTCAGTGGATTGGGCTCGATCGTGCTCGGGACGACCTCACCGATGCATGA
- a CDS encoding sialate O-acetylesterase produces MWTDIRRRVLTGQTSKRAICREYNTHWRTLEKILSHEEPPGYRTAQPRPRPVMEAFLPIIEEILEQDKTSHAKERHTAKRIYDRLRQEQQFTGSYSSVKEVVRELKRKQQEVFISLDHPAASAQVDFGEVKIQLNGELVKAALFEMTLPYSGAIFCQVFPRECTETFQEGHRRAFEFFGGVPIGVIDSSRGDSPIQPFIPRAAFDAHSTLRRELELGDQGDLEAIWRLPGGVRARDANWLPARLFHSRLSPISRFATRGVIWYQGESNSGVKEDPRDYQHKMRALVNGWRKAFGDKNMPVYFVQLPGSGAGEGWPYLREQQRLAADLPHTGMVVTIDLAGAGIHPANKIDVGHRLARWALANDYGKEIAFSGPMFERQEIQGDKVVLHFKHAESGLMAATKDGLAAPSETPDAELSHFEVADKSGVWRPATAKIEGKMVVVSSTTVKLPAAVRYACDASPANCNFYNRAGLPAAPFCSRSDLLEYDPRLPE; encoded by the coding sequence ATGTGGACCGACATTCGTCGCCGGGTTCTGACCGGACAGACGAGCAAAAGGGCGATCTGCCGTGAGTACAACACCCATTGGAGAACACTGGAAAAAATCCTCAGCCATGAAGAGCCGCCCGGCTATCGCACGGCGCAGCCGCGCCCCAGACCGGTAATGGAGGCGTTTCTGCCGATCATCGAGGAGATTCTTGAGCAGGATAAAACGTCCCACGCCAAGGAGCGGCATACGGCCAAACGCATCTACGATCGACTCCGCCAGGAGCAGCAGTTCACTGGCAGCTATTCGAGCGTCAAAGAGGTCGTGCGGGAGCTGAAGCGCAAACAGCAGGAAGTCTTTATTTCGCTCGACCATCCGGCGGCCAGCGCGCAGGTGGATTTCGGCGAAGTGAAGATCCAGCTCAACGGCGAACTGGTCAAGGCGGCGTTGTTTGAAATGACGCTGCCTTACTCGGGTGCGATCTTCTGCCAGGTCTTTCCCCGCGAATGCACCGAGACCTTTCAAGAAGGCCATCGGCGAGCGTTCGAGTTCTTCGGAGGCGTGCCGATCGGCGTGATCGACTCATCACGTGGCGACAGTCCGATTCAGCCGTTCATTCCCCGAGCAGCTTTTGACGCCCACTCCACCTTGCGCCGAGAGTTGGAACTGGGCGACCAGGGCGACCTCGAAGCGATCTGGCGGTTGCCCGGCGGTGTCCGTGCACGTGACGCCAACTGGCTGCCGGCAAGACTTTTTCATTCCCGCTTGTCGCCGATCAGCCGCTTCGCCACTCGCGGGGTGATCTGGTACCAGGGCGAATCGAACAGCGGCGTCAAGGAAGATCCCCGCGACTATCAGCACAAGATGCGGGCCCTGGTCAATGGCTGGCGGAAGGCTTTTGGCGACAAAAACATGCCGGTGTACTTCGTGCAACTCCCAGGCAGCGGGGCCGGCGAAGGCTGGCCGTACTTGCGAGAGCAGCAGCGACTTGCGGCCGATCTTCCGCACACGGGCATGGTGGTCACTATCGACCTTGCCGGCGCAGGCATCCACCCGGCAAACAAGATCGACGTAGGGCACCGGCTCGCCCGCTGGGCCCTGGCCAACGACTACGGGAAGGAGATCGCCTTCAGCGGGCCCATGTTTGAGCGGCAGGAGATCCAAGGCGACAAGGTCGTCCTGCATTTCAAACACGCCGAGAGTGGCCTGATGGCGGCAACCAAAGATGGCCTCGCTGCACCGAGCGAAACGCCAGATGCGGAACTATCGCACTTCGAGGTGGCCGATAAGTCCGGCGTCTGGCGTCCTGCCACCGCGAAGATCGAAGGCAAGATGGTCGTCGTATCCAGCACGACGGTCAAGTTACCGGCCGCCGTCCGCTACGCCTGCGATGCCTCCCCGGCGAACTGCAACTTCTACAACCGGGCTGGGCTGCCTGCTGCACCATTTTGCTCGCGATCCGATTTGCTGGAGTACGATCCAAGGCTGCCGGAGTAA
- a CDS encoding DUF5131 family protein, with product MSKNTPIQWCDGTVNPVMGCGGCELYPKPAEILAAIDRRMIQEGVASWKLGRARSLFTELVEIAWKRLLDLIEKPGPGHINAVTTTNIYHLRKRFAARVTEQYGTTAGSSGLGVITNSLKCYAAKLHLNKSYSIENPTRNPNKGYASTFEQVKTFSGRLQAAAAWSDLLGTDRCNEPWLKDLPRLIFVSDMGDALSRVRDFDFLQREIEDTQAESGRRHLWLWLSKRPQLMKRFADKIGGMPNNFCAMTTVTSDETLHRVDSLREVDASVRGLSLEPLWTGVADQLDLTGIDWVICGGESGAKNAVTPFPIEWATDLRALCQEQGVAFFLKQLGRRPSQDGLELSLADSHGGDWNEWDAQLRTREFPTYFHNYRQEKVLSAANTGRV from the coding sequence ATGTCGAAAAACACCCCGATCCAATGGTGTGACGGGACCGTCAACCCAGTCATGGGCTGCGGCGGATGCGAACTCTATCCCAAGCCGGCAGAGATCCTTGCCGCGATTGACCGGCGAATGATTCAGGAAGGCGTCGCGTCGTGGAAGCTCGGTCGGGCCCGCAGTTTGTTTACCGAACTGGTCGAAATCGCCTGGAAGCGATTGCTTGACCTGATCGAGAAACCCGGGCCTGGCCACATCAATGCGGTGACGACCACGAACATCTACCACCTTCGCAAGCGGTTTGCGGCTCGCGTTACCGAACAATATGGAACGACAGCCGGGAGTTCGGGTTTGGGGGTGATCACTAACAGTTTGAAGTGCTACGCCGCCAAGTTGCATCTCAACAAGAGTTACAGCATCGAAAATCCCACGCGAAATCCCAACAAAGGTTATGCGTCCACTTTCGAGCAAGTCAAGACTTTTTCGGGGCGTCTCCAAGCTGCCGCCGCCTGGTCCGATTTACTCGGCACGGATCGCTGCAATGAGCCTTGGCTCAAGGACCTTCCTCGTCTTATTTTCGTGTCCGACATGGGCGATGCTTTGAGCCGCGTGCGCGACTTCGATTTCCTCCAAAGGGAAATCGAAGATACTCAAGCCGAATCGGGACGTCGCCATCTTTGGCTTTGGCTGTCGAAGCGGCCCCAACTTATGAAGCGGTTCGCCGACAAGATCGGCGGAATGCCGAACAACTTCTGCGCGATGACGACTGTAACGTCCGATGAAACGCTGCACCGCGTCGACAGCCTGCGCGAAGTCGATGCGTCGGTTCGTGGGTTGTCGCTGGAACCGCTGTGGACGGGCGTCGCCGATCAGCTGGATTTGACCGGAATCGACTGGGTTATTTGCGGCGGCGAGAGTGGAGCAAAAAATGCGGTGACGCCTTTCCCGATCGAATGGGCGACCGATCTTCGCGCACTTTGCCAGGAGCAAGGTGTGGCGTTTTTCCTCAAACAGCTGGGGCGTCGCCCGAGCCAGGACGGACTAGAGCTCTCGTTAGCCGACTCGCATGGCGGGGACTGGAATGAGTGGGATGCGCAACTCAGGACGCGAGAGTTCCCGACCTATTTTCACAACTATCGCCAAGAGAAGGTTCTGAGTGCAGCGAACACCGGTCGGGTTTAG
- a CDS encoding AAA domain-containing protein, whose translation MHSDRNRRACVANNAEKILEKQRSPHTVVANGFLEMARQQCCDASLATLDPPSKDLLGVFVIFTDAQLKIIRRLRRSHLGLSARDVARSVGLPVHVVNRELLALQEQDYVSLLHLKWSVRNGVPLPEEIVPRAPAAPPIAPPPPSNYTTRPQQAKQRIDRNRSAWRDFRNLCEYYAECVRLDQRVPINGKAEDEDQEIVCLPHHLPNQSTFHLKVPQSWNLWAREASKRKDSYLFLGYPLHRFQWRDSASKADVIFCSPVFMTPCRFEIQGTELSIEATGSIRINEGWLERRLKNLDERRSFIQLCGRQESDGGLADSAPETWVEVANLLSHYYPDWLQERLNPVQLTADGRLKDLKYDGVYNRAMLVLPKSWKYTKRLHSELMKLANERTDDEIDRSALTRLFPRSDEQKSTRVPLEPASSLVVAGAITPGLNREQTEACEAAAEAALSVVVGPPGTGKSRVVQATLAQQAISGSNALFASRNHQALEAVVPRVNALTDPWSIMLRLARPFGSPLDASLLTAIAELVAIGGDGNSENVPSERDRLRQKIDSKHELRETIDRIAEVRESLNALIADFDDSIEDVPSADLREKLHKPGNAATSGEIDAAIAAIDAACQPRSFWRRMVDVLWRRRPKMSAEQGARRIDQAFRSWLDPRKKWPLAPAPGQPETLAFFRQALQFLRPMAVAKNCLIAIDEQRKMLQALTPFAEAITQELNLSKEIETICSERLRALARNVGVGLREEERQQLAEVLAASRNRSDLDTDADERKLSRALHRIYPVLLKHFPLAATTNLSIGRDIPLEPALFDLLVVDEASQCDIASAIPLLFRARRAMVVGDPMQLPHVTTLAAPTDKQLRTQFRLGAIEFERFSYRTVSLFDLAASSPFVSSRTTLRQHHRCHPDIADYCSEAFYKGGWTVLTERGRESGLKWTHVDDDCRGAPGGGVTSEKQIVAVVEELHRLSAANYVGSVGVVTPFRQQANRIRDRAFSTLPPESLERWRLLVDTADGFQGDERDIVLMSLPGGTQMPSGSKNFLVQGPNRFNVAVSRARRLLHVFGDDRWADSSGVRHIAQLWSRCRLAMSHRAPAELPIRKDLIGPVWEPKLAEAMREAGIKFQQQYPSGGRYLDFAILSDAYKLNVEVDGEAYHRSERGERVASDLERDQILIANGWTIVRFWVYELREDLLACIARIHAQMRILEQNTDPWT comes from the coding sequence TTGCACAGCGATCGAAACCGGCGAGCGTGCGTTGCCAATAACGCCGAAAAGATCCTGGAAAAGCAACGTTCGCCCCATACGGTTGTGGCCAACGGATTCTTAGAAATGGCTCGACAGCAGTGCTGCGACGCTTCGCTTGCGACTCTTGATCCGCCCTCGAAGGACCTGCTAGGAGTCTTTGTGATATTCACGGATGCTCAGCTCAAGATTATCCGGCGACTTAGGCGCAGTCATCTTGGATTGTCGGCTCGGGATGTCGCGCGCTCTGTGGGGTTGCCGGTACACGTGGTGAATCGCGAATTGCTGGCATTGCAGGAGCAAGACTATGTGTCGCTCCTGCACCTCAAGTGGTCGGTGCGGAATGGCGTGCCGCTGCCTGAAGAAATCGTCCCCCGAGCTCCGGCGGCTCCGCCAATCGCGCCCCCGCCCCCAAGTAATTACACAACGAGGCCTCAGCAAGCGAAACAACGAATTGATCGAAATCGATCCGCATGGCGCGACTTTCGCAATCTGTGCGAGTACTACGCGGAATGCGTGCGTCTGGATCAACGGGTTCCTATTAACGGAAAGGCAGAGGACGAGGACCAGGAGATCGTTTGCCTGCCCCACCACTTACCTAACCAGTCGACCTTTCATTTGAAGGTTCCCCAGTCATGGAATCTGTGGGCGCGTGAGGCCAGCAAGCGAAAGGATTCGTACCTTTTCCTGGGCTACCCGCTGCATCGGTTTCAGTGGCGGGACAGCGCTAGCAAGGCGGACGTCATTTTTTGTTCGCCCGTGTTCATGACTCCCTGCAGATTCGAAATTCAAGGAACGGAGTTGAGCATCGAAGCAACGGGCAGCATCCGTATCAATGAGGGCTGGCTTGAGCGAAGGCTTAAGAACCTGGACGAGCGGCGGAGTTTCATTCAACTATGCGGGCGTCAGGAATCAGATGGAGGTCTTGCAGACTCCGCGCCTGAAACCTGGGTCGAGGTCGCCAATCTGCTGTCGCACTACTATCCCGACTGGCTGCAAGAGCGGCTTAATCCCGTTCAGTTAACCGCCGATGGTCGTTTGAAAGATTTGAAGTACGATGGCGTCTACAACCGCGCAATGTTGGTGCTTCCCAAGTCGTGGAAATACACCAAACGCCTTCACTCGGAGCTGATGAAGTTGGCAAACGAGCGGACTGACGACGAGATTGATCGTTCGGCCCTAACTCGCTTATTTCCGCGAAGCGATGAGCAAAAGTCGACAAGAGTTCCTCTGGAACCCGCTTCATCGCTGGTCGTCGCCGGGGCGATTACACCGGGCTTAAACCGTGAACAAACGGAGGCCTGCGAAGCTGCTGCGGAGGCGGCCCTCTCTGTCGTCGTTGGTCCGCCAGGAACAGGAAAGTCGCGAGTCGTGCAAGCGACGCTTGCCCAACAGGCGATCAGCGGCTCCAACGCCTTGTTTGCCAGCCGCAACCATCAGGCCTTGGAAGCAGTTGTCCCTCGAGTGAACGCACTCACGGACCCATGGTCGATCATGCTTCGTCTTGCAAGGCCCTTTGGTTCGCCGTTGGATGCGAGCTTACTGACGGCGATCGCAGAGTTAGTCGCAATTGGAGGTGATGGGAACTCTGAAAATGTGCCGTCCGAGCGGGATCGTTTGCGTCAGAAGATTGACTCCAAACATGAACTTCGAGAGACCATCGATAGAATCGCCGAGGTTCGCGAATCGCTGAACGCATTGATTGCTGATTTTGATGACTCGATCGAGGATGTTCCATCCGCGGACCTGCGAGAAAAACTGCACAAGCCAGGAAACGCGGCTACCTCGGGGGAGATTGATGCGGCGATCGCGGCCATCGACGCCGCCTGCCAGCCGCGATCATTCTGGCGGCGAATGGTGGACGTGTTGTGGCGGCGTCGGCCCAAAATGTCCGCCGAGCAAGGGGCGAGAAGAATCGATCAGGCTTTTCGCAGTTGGCTTGATCCACGAAAAAAATGGCCGCTTGCTCCGGCGCCCGGTCAGCCCGAGACCCTGGCGTTCTTTCGGCAGGCGCTGCAATTTTTGCGGCCCATGGCTGTAGCGAAGAACTGTCTTATCGCGATCGACGAACAACGAAAGATGCTCCAAGCACTGACGCCGTTCGCAGAGGCAATCACCCAGGAACTCAATCTATCGAAAGAGATCGAAACGATCTGCAGCGAGCGATTGAGGGCGTTGGCCCGCAATGTTGGCGTCGGTCTCCGTGAGGAAGAACGGCAACAGCTCGCAGAAGTGCTCGCCGCTAGTCGCAATCGAAGCGATCTGGACACCGATGCCGACGAACGAAAGCTCTCGCGGGCCTTACACCGTATCTATCCGGTACTGTTGAAACATTTTCCCTTAGCGGCGACGACGAATCTCTCGATCGGTCGCGATATACCTCTTGAACCGGCGTTATTCGACCTGTTGGTGGTCGACGAGGCGAGTCAATGTGACATTGCATCCGCTATTCCATTATTGTTCCGAGCTCGCCGCGCGATGGTCGTTGGCGATCCCATGCAGCTTCCCCATGTCACCACGCTGGCAGCTCCGACTGACAAGCAGCTCCGAACACAGTTTCGATTGGGGGCGATCGAATTTGAGCGATTTAGCTACCGGACGGTCTCGCTGTTCGATCTAGCCGCGAGTTCGCCGTTCGTCTCATCCCGCACCACCCTTCGTCAGCATCATCGCTGCCACCCGGACATTGCGGACTATTGCAGCGAAGCATTCTACAAGGGCGGTTGGACAGTTCTGACTGAGCGAGGCCGTGAGTCTGGACTAAAATGGACTCACGTAGACGATGACTGCCGCGGTGCGCCGGGGGGCGGCGTAACGAGCGAGAAACAAATCGTCGCCGTTGTCGAGGAACTACACCGACTCTCGGCAGCCAACTACGTCGGCAGCGTCGGCGTGGTCACCCCGTTTCGCCAGCAAGCAAACCGCATACGAGATCGCGCGTTTTCAACACTGCCACCCGAGTCGCTTGAGCGCTGGAGGCTGCTCGTAGATACTGCCGATGGGTTCCAGGGCGACGAGCGAGACATTGTCTTAATGAGCTTGCCGGGCGGCACCCAAATGCCGAGTGGGTCGAAGAACTTCCTGGTGCAAGGACCCAATCGCTTTAATGTTGCGGTAAGCCGCGCGCGGCGACTATTGCACGTTTTTGGTGACGATCGATGGGCGGATAGCTCAGGCGTACGCCACATCGCACAACTTTGGAGCCGTTGCCGTTTGGCAATGTCCCATCGGGCTCCAGCTGAATTACCTATCCGGAAGGATCTCATCGGACCGGTTTGGGAGCCGAAGTTAGCCGAAGCAATGCGAGAGGCGGGAATCAAATTTCAACAACAATACCCAAGCGGTGGTCGCTATCTGGATTTCGCCATTCTTAGCGACGCCTACAAATTGAACGTCGAAGTCGACGGTGAGGCATATCATCGGTCAGAACGCGGGGAACGAGTAGCGTCGGATCTGGAGCGTGATCAGATCCTCATTGCAAACGGCTGGACTATTGTGCGATTCTGGGTCTATGAATTACGAGAAGACTTGCTGGCATGTATCGCACGAATCCACGCTCAAATGCGTATTCTTGAGCAAAACACGGATCCGTGGACATGA
- a CDS encoding DUF2357 domain-containing protein: protein MHEPPEESDLLDGLERFSQLLDELHDAPVLSAARWEGEASGFACRRLGRLLDGWREISRNDAPPTELVVRIAKRLTKIIDEICRSPRKMLQRRRVMMPVHRMREHDLTCSQWLTKQPGRTLAEKTGRKRSILAIQRFESLDTLENRVFLNVLQLSSQHARKYLKHHAERFPHHEYIHRVRSFLRLCQQVLGHHEVRSVGRLSGVPQPNYALLHEPRYQQIWWAYERLIRQQVRRRNLWNFRMAAWSEMCQIALMASLAASNHGISGMSPESQARVAGADVWIAEKTRDGRRLGRWRWSPNWANTQSALLVICSGEEALRAYSNMSRLESGEKVHLVAQSAGQAAPSFTLLSPDLSDAEMNGVTIRENSGSVVLTILQRDQDGGWRERERLSLAANLTTIPCVFDSAIARWLGK, encoded by the coding sequence ATGCATGAGCCTCCCGAAGAGTCCGATCTTCTCGACGGATTGGAGCGGTTTTCTCAATTGCTCGACGAGTTGCACGACGCTCCCGTCCTCTCCGCCGCCCGGTGGGAGGGCGAAGCGTCGGGTTTTGCTTGCCGTCGCTTGGGGCGTCTACTGGATGGGTGGCGAGAAATCAGCCGAAACGACGCCCCACCTACCGAATTGGTCGTACGGATCGCCAAACGCCTGACGAAGATCATCGACGAAATCTGCCGATCTCCTCGCAAGATGTTGCAGCGGCGGCGAGTCATGATGCCCGTCCATCGGATGCGGGAGCACGACCTGACCTGCTCTCAGTGGCTGACGAAGCAACCCGGCCGTACTCTCGCTGAGAAAACAGGTCGCAAGCGTTCTATTTTGGCGATCCAAAGATTTGAAAGTCTCGATACACTCGAAAATCGAGTGTTTCTGAACGTGCTACAGCTGTCCTCCCAGCATGCAAGGAAATACCTCAAGCATCACGCAGAGCGGTTTCCGCACCATGAATATATCCATCGAGTTCGCAGCTTCTTGCGCCTCTGTCAGCAGGTGCTAGGCCACCATGAAGTTCGCTCGGTTGGGCGTCTGTCGGGGGTGCCTCAACCGAACTATGCACTATTGCATGAGCCGCGTTATCAGCAAATTTGGTGGGCCTACGAACGGTTGATCCGTCAGCAAGTACGTCGTCGCAACCTCTGGAATTTTCGCATGGCTGCCTGGAGCGAAATGTGTCAAATTGCATTGATGGCTTCCCTGGCGGCGAGCAACCACGGGATCAGCGGGATGAGCCCAGAATCGCAAGCACGTGTCGCTGGCGCGGACGTCTGGATTGCAGAGAAAACTCGCGACGGTCGCCGCCTCGGGCGTTGGCGTTGGTCTCCGAACTGGGCCAACACGCAAAGCGCGCTGCTCGTAATCTGTAGCGGCGAAGAAGCACTGCGAGCCTATTCGAATATGTCGCGGTTGGAGTCAGGAGAAAAGGTGCATCTGGTCGCTCAGTCCGCCGGCCAAGCAGCCCCTTCGTTTACGCTGCTTTCACCCGACCTGTCCGACGCTGAAATGAATGGAGTTACGATTCGAGAAAATTCGGGTTCGGTGGTGCTCACGATTCTGCAAAGGGACCAGGACGGCGGTTGGCGCGAGCGTGAACGACTATCTTTGGCGGCGAACCTGACGACAATCCCGTGCGTTTTCGATTCGGCCATTGCCAGGTGGTTGGGCAAATGA
- a CDS encoding coiled-coil domain-containing protein produces MGLIRFIWGRDELTSERATFEAEKGSWERAGQDRTKALDTWRQIQTEVEGEISLLRETETALEARIEQLATEKSDSQLAAARAQEKLSALHQKLDLGTQAFEKRRAEYQQLQAQFAGLQGQQTQIDRQISNLEANKASETTKLATLQESVALQQQLLEDSRVRFEAIEMRVALLDKVLETRTQAAARLKLDQEQLVQLGQQKDKLQTEIADVKASQATLAADIATAEKSLEETKKDVAASEAAKAALTVELSSLQSRFVQLKKQELELNTQLGSMTTAMNTLAVNAADVLKELAAKSAEVQAAIAALQIPSKAEADMKDAPASEEMEEEAN; encoded by the coding sequence GTGGGTCTAATTCGATTTATCTGGGGAAGGGATGAACTTACCAGCGAGAGGGCGACTTTTGAAGCCGAGAAGGGTTCCTGGGAACGGGCCGGGCAAGACCGAACAAAAGCTCTCGACACCTGGCGGCAAATCCAAACCGAAGTCGAGGGCGAGATTTCCCTGCTTCGCGAAACGGAGACGGCGTTGGAAGCGAGGATCGAACAGTTGGCTACCGAGAAAAGCGACAGCCAGCTGGCGGCGGCCCGCGCGCAAGAAAAATTGTCAGCGCTGCATCAGAAACTGGACTTAGGAACCCAGGCATTTGAAAAAAGGCGGGCGGAATACCAGCAATTGCAAGCGCAGTTCGCGGGACTCCAGGGTCAGCAGACGCAGATCGATCGTCAAATATCGAACCTCGAGGCGAACAAGGCCAGCGAGACCACCAAACTAGCGACACTGCAAGAAAGCGTCGCATTGCAGCAGCAGTTGCTGGAAGACTCACGAGTTCGATTTGAAGCAATTGAAATGCGTGTTGCGCTGTTAGACAAGGTTTTGGAAACCCGAACGCAGGCAGCTGCCAGGCTAAAGCTCGATCAGGAGCAGTTAGTGCAGTTGGGGCAGCAAAAAGATAAACTGCAGACAGAGATTGCTGATGTTAAAGCCTCCCAGGCGACGCTTGCCGCGGATATCGCCACTGCGGAAAAATCCTTAGAGGAGACAAAGAAGGACGTCGCTGCATCGGAAGCGGCAAAGGCGGCGCTCACCGTCGAGCTTTCCAGCCTGCAGTCGAGATTTGTCCAACTAAAAAAACAAGAGCTGGAGCTTAATACGCAATTGGGGAGTATGACTACGGCCATGAATACGCTGGCCGTGAACGCCGCGGACGTCTTGAAGGAGTTAGCGGCAAAGTCTGCGGAGGTTCAAGCCGCTATTGCAGCGCTTCAGATTCCATCAAAGGCCGAAGCCGACATGAAAGACGCTCCCGCCTCTGAGGAAATGGAAGAGGAGGCGAACTAA